One Sphingobium sp. CAP-1 genomic region harbors:
- a CDS encoding metalloregulator ArsR/SmtB family transcription factor: MDKIFKALASEPRRRILEYLLVEPMTVGEIADNFDMAMPSISKHLAVLKEAGVVREQKRGQYVLHILVQDALTGPLYNFLAPYCEQARRIVEERPRRRGRD; encoded by the coding sequence ATGGATAAGATCTTCAAGGCGCTGGCATCCGAGCCGCGCCGCCGCATCCTGGAATATCTGCTGGTCGAGCCGATGACCGTGGGCGAAATCGCCGACAATTTCGACATGGCGATGCCCTCCATTTCCAAACATCTGGCCGTGTTGAAGGAGGCTGGCGTGGTGCGCGAGCAGAAGCGCGGACAATATGTGTTACACATACTCGTGCAAGATGCGCTGACCGGGCCACTTTATAATTTTTTGGCGCCCTATTGCGAGCAGGCGCGGAGGATCGTGGAAGAACGACCGAGACGACGCGGGCGGGATTGA